In Sedimenticola thiotaurini, the following proteins share a genomic window:
- a CDS encoding branched-chain amino acid ABC transporter permease translates to MKRLSGLFLLAVAIVVLPIIFPDNYFVTVVGVSAGLHAILAVSLNLLMGYAGQISLGHAAFFGIGAYSSAILTTRYGWNPWPSLLVGLAFTGTLAYIVARPILKLKGHYLAMATLGLGIIVHIFIVQLGWLTGGPDGLGGIPTLSLFGWTVDSDERWYMVIGGLLLLVVWLALNIIDSRSGRALRALHGSEVAAEMMGINTAATKTGVFVLAALIAALAGSVFAHQQAFVSPDSFSFAFSIELVTMVVLGGMASTYGAVLGAIILTFLPELLVVFEDYEVMIFGAILMGMMIFLPQGLFVGLLELLRKLIRRSRPANLSTPQKEDPHGAA, encoded by the coding sequence ATGAAGCGCCTGAGCGGATTGTTTCTTCTGGCGGTGGCCATCGTGGTGCTGCCGATCATTTTTCCCGATAACTATTTTGTCACCGTGGTCGGCGTCTCGGCCGGGCTGCACGCCATCCTCGCCGTCAGCCTCAACCTGCTGATGGGCTATGCCGGCCAGATCTCCCTGGGCCATGCCGCCTTCTTCGGCATCGGCGCCTACAGCTCGGCCATTCTGACCACCCGCTACGGCTGGAACCCCTGGCCGAGCCTGCTGGTCGGCCTCGCCTTCACCGGCACCCTGGCCTACATCGTGGCGCGCCCGATCCTCAAGCTCAAGGGCCACTACCTGGCCATGGCCACCCTGGGCCTGGGCATTATCGTGCACATCTTTATTGTCCAGCTCGGCTGGCTCACCGGCGGGCCGGATGGCCTGGGGGGTATCCCCACCCTCTCCCTGTTCGGCTGGACGGTGGACAGTGACGAGCGCTGGTATATGGTGATTGGCGGGTTGCTGCTGCTGGTGGTGTGGCTGGCGCTGAACATCATCGATTCCCGCAGCGGCCGCGCCCTGCGCGCCCTGCACGGCTCCGAGGTGGCGGCCGAGATGATGGGTATCAACACCGCCGCCACCAAGACCGGCGTGTTCGTGCTCGCCGCCCTGATCGCCGCCCTGGCCGGCAGCGTGTTCGCCCACCAGCAGGCCTTTGTCAGTCCCGACTCGTTCAGCTTTGCCTTCTCCATCGAGCTGGTCACCATGGTGGTACTGGGCGGCATGGCCTCCACCTACGGCGCCGTGCTCGGCGCCATTATCCTCACCTTCCTGCCCGAGCTGCTGGTGGTGTTCGAGGATTACGAGGTGATGATCTTCGGCGCCATCCTGATGGGCATGATGATCTTCCTGCCCCAGGGCCTGTTCGTCGGCCTGCTGGAGCTGTTGCGCAAGCTCATCCGTCGCTCCCGGCCGGCCAACCTCTCTAC